cccccccccccccccccccccccccccccccccccccccccccccccccccccccccccccccccccccccccccccccccccccccccccccccccccccccccccccccccccccccccccccccccccccccccccccccccccccccccccccccccccccccccccccccccccccccccccccccccccccccccccccccccccccccccccccccccccccccccccccccccccctccgggCGCTGCGGGCGGGCAGCGCCGCTGCCCCCGGCCCCTCGCAGACATTCCCCATCCCGCTCCTGCCCAGACAGACATTCCCCATCCCGCTCCTGCCCAGACAGACATTCCCCATCCCGCTCCTGCCCAGACATTCCCCATCCCGCTCCTGCCCCGGCGCGTCCCGGCCCTGCCCCGCCGCGTCCCCTGCGCACACGCACCCGCCGCTGAGCGCTGCTCCGAGCCCGACATCGCCGCGGTCCAAGGCACCGGCTGGACACCGACGCCAACCCAGCCAGCCAAGCCAGCCAAGCAGAGCCTTCCCGTCCCTTCCTATCCCGCTCCTTCCGGGGGTCAGCCCGGCCCCTCCTCCCGGGGGCGGGCACTGTGCTCCCGGGGCTGCCGGCTCCGCCGGGAGCGGGGCGAGGGACGGAGCCGGGAAAGCCCGAGGGCGAGGAGTTAAAGTGCGCCGTGTGTTACCCGTGCTCGTGCTTGTACATTTCAGGTGCACagggttttctttcctgtaagGCTCCTGTTCCTCAAAGTGCGATTTCATTCAGGCACCCACACACAGCCCTTGAGAGGTTTGGATGTGTGGGTCGTtctgcagctttgctctgtTCTCTCTTCAGCTCTCTGTGATGATTTTGGAACTGTGAGGCGAGGGACAAGGTATTGACGAGAGTGCCCAGGTATCTTAACGAGTATTCCCCCAGCCGGGAATTATGCGGCACTTACCGATCACTGATCAACTGCATAACAAACAAGTTTCTAAATCAAAGCCAATGACAAAAACCCATTCTTCTCTATAAGAGATTTACAGATTGCACCCTAGAGGGATCTGAATTTTCTATCCAGCCTACTTTTAGGGAGATAAACTCAAGATACGAACGTGCACTTAAGAGGGTGCTGctacaagcagaaaaagaaacagatttagAGTGGAATTATAGGCATTTTTACCCAGTCTGGTTTTACCCAGGCTTCTTGCATGGGTAAAGATTTCAGACAAGATGTCTCCCTTTGATTAAAGGAGTCATGGGTATTTTTAATTacctttgcttgtttttctcttgttcgGACTTGCTACCCTCAGACTGCCAGTAAGCAGGTGGATCAAGACGGAAGTTTGTTTCAATTGTCTTTGTGCATACTTTAGTTAGAACATGACTCTGTCACAAAGTTTGCGTCTTATACTTAGACTCCTACCAAACAGATTCATTTTTTGGCAATTGCAAATCCCAGCCCTCACAGCTCACGCTAGAGCTGCCCCTGAACCCACTGGCAGCGAGACTCGCgtgtgaagcagcagctgcagagccaaaaTCTTGGACTCCGTAACAGCAGTTCGAACTCGTATCAGCCGTGTTCCTCAGTCCAACAGTTCCCTTAGACCCTTGTAAGgcagtgtttttctgctttgcgTTGCTGCAGGCTAAGAGCAGACTCAGTCGCTGTGTCAGATGAGTCACGGGTAACTCGATCGCAGTGtgggcagccccaggcagccttGGGCTGGTGCGCGTTCCCAGCTCCTTGTAACACATGAAACTTTTATTGTGAGACATTCGAGACGTTTAGAAACACCTTCAGATTGTTGCAGTGGCTGCCCTGTAAGTGAGTATTTTTGGAAAAAGCATTAAGGATGGATCAGAACTGCAGTCTGAAGAAGGAAGTTTGCTTGTGGACACACTGCTGTACAGTATTACTGACTACACAAACCATGCAGTATTGAGTTAAATGACTATACTATAGATTGTTATGCTTTAATCCAGCATGAAGCTAAACACCACAAGGCTGTTCACTcattccccccacccccagtgGGATAagggagaaaatcagaataaaggTAAAGACAGCTTAACAGGACAGAAAAGAAGGGGAAGataataaataaagataaaaggATGTACAAGATGAGTGACATACAGAAAAGTTGCCCAACACCCACTGATTGATGGATGCCCAGCCAGTCCCCATGGAGTAATCGGTGCCCTTCTCTGGCCAACTCCCCCCCACAGTTTTATTGTTCAGCACAACTCCATGTTCAGATATCCCTTGGGTCAGCTGGGGTCTGCTGACCTGGCTGTGTCTGCTCCCAAATCCTTGTGCACATCAGCCTCCTTCCTcactggcagggcagcagaagctgtgttttatcaacattattctcatcctcaaaccaaaacacagcGTTGTATCAGCTGCCAAGGAAAAATTAACTATAATTGCCACAACCAGGACAAGCATTACATTtttgtgtacatatatatatatatatatatatatatatatataagttcTTAAATGGTATGATTAATCCTGGGGTTGATAGCTAGCCTTCATCTTAGGGCTATGGTCTACCAAATGCATTTTGTATAACTTGCAGGTAACTCTAATCAAGGATTTCTGCTACAGGAAAAGCTTGTGCAAAGTGAAGATTACCTCGAAGAAGTGAAATGCCTCCTGTGATTTGCAAACAGAGCTATCAAAGTGCTATCCAGCAGCATTAAAGCTCTTTTTAGTGTTTTACATGGTTTGAAAGAAACTCTGTGAGGCTTTCATGGTATAATTAGAGGTCAGTACAGGAGAGAACAAAATGCAGCTCTTTCCAACAGCGGAAATTTTCTCtgttgtcatggtttaaccccagccagtGAGTAAGTGtatgtgtgtacacacacagacacacacacacacacacataggaTAGGGAGAAGGAGAATCAGAAAAAGTAAAACTCATGGGTTTAGGTAAGAACACTTTagtaaatgaaataaaggaaacaaataaaaataataataaaatgaaaaggataAAGAGAGATATGAATAAACCGCAAGACAGACAAGTGACAATACAGTTGCTCACCACCCTCTGTCCAGTCCCCAAGCAGCGGTTGGTGCTTTCTGGCTGGTAAGGACATAAATGCCCCCCTCTTTATATACTGGGCATGATGCTCTGTGGTGTGAAATATTCCTTTGggcagtttgggtcagctgtgctggccatgcTTCCTTCCAGCttcctgtgcagctcctcactggcagagtATGATGAACTGAGAAGCCCCGGATTTAAGGtaagcacagctcagcaacaACTGAATCATCTGTGTGTCACCACCACTATTCTCACACTACACCCAAAACATAGCACTGCATCAGCTACTGGGAAGAAGATTAACTCTATCCCATCCAAACCCAGGATATGCATTCATTTAAGCACTTAGTTTAAGCCCATTTGTACACAACTCAACAAGCCATCCAGTTGAATTACAGTGGTTTGAACTCatgtggtattttttttgttttaaacagacAATGCCATTACCATTCCCTGctttaatgttaaaaatatttttagggtTACAACCATGGAATTCTAGGGTAATTCAAAATTGTTTCAATTCTATGGTAGAAAATAAATGTCACCAAAGTTAAGGGAATAGAAGTTCATATAGCAAAGTTTCATAAAACTCTACAgtaatatttctctttcagtgCTATTTCATATCCACAAATAAGAACGAGGAATgaccaaataatttttgaagaaacattttgtttatGAGGCCTTTATCTTCACTGTCATGTACACTAAGCCTTAGtaacaaaccaaaaacacaactggtaaagaaaaaacacacaaaattatattacattatagTCCATGAGTCCAGTGAATTTTATGCATTTAGTTTCTATTACCTGTTCACAgatgcaatattttaattttcattcctCTCCTGTGAATATCTAAAGCAGAACTGCTTTTCAATGAAAGCAAATCATTATCTTTCTAACAGAGGACCTAGTGCAAAAGTTAATTAAGGACTGACACCTGTAGATAAGCAACAAGTACAGAGAGTACAGAGTGCAAATGCCAAATAATTCAGACACCAGGTGATTTTAGAGAAGTCAGAGAGGGAACAAGTGACAGGTGACAGAACTACAGGCTCATATATCCATCAGCCTCACAGAGGGCATCTTAAATTTTTGGCACACTGATCTCACTGTGGAACTTGTTTTTAGGTTTCATCAGAacagacaaaatgaaaacaaagaggaaTACAGTAGCCAAGTTGTGCcacaacagaaatacaaatcaaCGTATTTGTGCATATATCCTTTCCATGCATACAATACccaacacaaaacattttattcaaaAACAGACATGAAttgatgaatttttaaaaaataacatagAAACTACACTTCACTATTCTGTCAAATCAAAAGTATATCCTTGGGCTGCAAACTGTTCATTTTACTGGAGAGCCCTTAAAAGGATCAACGTATTTGAtctggaaaatgctgcagaagTAAGGCATTGCTATAAAATCAGGTAGAAATATGTAGTGCATGTACATTGGCTTGGGgcattttccttgtttctttaaCAACAAACCTGCAGGACCACACACGAGAGAGTACTGAAGGCAACTCCAGCAGAAACACGCAGGTACAGGCTATGTAAGATGTCTTATATTGGTACACACAACACACTCTTTCCTGTTGAACCCATCAGAGGCTTCACCTGCTAGTAAACCAAAAATTTGACCTGTATTAAAAATCACCTGAGAATTCAATACAACTCTTTGATGCCTCTGATGTCCCCACTATGGAGTTCTCTTGGGAACATTAAAATGGCaccagcattttaaaacagcatgCCCTAGGTGAACATAGACCAAAGGAAAGCAATTTCAGTTCCCAAGCCTCTGGCATAAAATGGAGAGAAGGACgtcttgcttcttttttacaTGAGTAAGAATATTGTAGTGATCTTCAAATCAGTAAATTCTTGTTAGTGTTTAATATATCATAATATTGTAGTGATCTTCAAATCAGTAAATTCACGTTAGTGTTTAATATATCACTGTCTGGAAAGTGCAAAGGTTTGTAACCAAAGCCTTGCTTCATTTTGGCTGAATCTTCGGCTCCATTCTACACCATGAGATCTCAGTGCCTTCCTTCAGAGATCTGTTTTGCCCTCGTAACGACACATACAAGCAGCTCTCTGGCTATCCAGGTATGGTTTGCATCCTAAATGTATAACCGCatcaaacagcagctgaacagttGATTCACAAGCTGCAAGCAAAGAAGAGTTCAGTTAAAAGTGTTCTTTCATGGAATATGAAACTAACAGGAGAAAACTCTGGCAAACTGGGAATGACTCTAAGAAAGAAGCAATCTTCTCTGAGCATAGCAAATAGATTGTCAAATGAAAGACCGAAGCAACAGAGAGTCATTAAAGTGTtgagtaaagatttttttatacaccaaacaaaatgaaaattcattgcATTTGGAATGTTATCTGTGTTGGAAACATACTGAGTCTTGGAAGATGAAAAAGCTGGTTTACCTCCTCACTCTCTGCACCCCAGTTTATGCATCAGCTCAACAGAATTGAACAAATATTCACCAGTTCAGACACTAAAGACTAATATTATGATTTATTTACAGTTAAGTAAATTTCAGAAGTTCAAACACAAGGCTGTTCTAAAATCTTACTGCTCTCAGTATTTATTGTGAAAGTGACATTGTCCAAGTTAAAAAATGGTTATGTCATGTATCCATCAGATGCAGGCCAACAACCAGAAGAAATATCACACGGCCTGTTACTAAGAAACCTAACATTTATTCACTAGGGGACAGCATCAACTACTTCCACTATGACAGTATCTTATTTTAATACCTTATTTCATAACAGAGAAGGATTCTGTATTTTCCTACAGTTTACTAGCAATCACACACAGAAGTTTTAGAAATCACCTAGCAGAACAGTCACGTTACAGCTATACAGTTTACTAGCAATCACACACAGAAGTTTAGAAATCACCCAGCAGAACAGTCATGTTACAGTTGTATTACAGTAAATGCAAGaattataaatgcattttgatCAAGTTGTATTCCCATATTCATAGTCCCAAATGGgcagcattattttttcccctaaagttAAAACTAACCTTAACTCAAAGTTAGTTTTAACCCCAATAATTTTCCTATGCTGTGTCACTGCTTTGCTGTACAAGCACCTGAACTgcacagcagagggacagaacaAAGCATCCTTCATCAGCTCATGAAAACGTGGCCGTGCTGCACTGCACAAAATTCTTTGCCAAGTTAAGCTCGAgttaaacttgaaaaaaaaagaaaaaaagatttttcacacTTACCCTGGACACTCTCTGAGATTCCAAGCGTTTTCTGCACATCTCTACAAATTTTTGAGAGGCAGGTCTGAAACTGCTCATCACAatcattttttttattgccacAAGTATCATAGCATCTGTCATGGTGATTGCAGCACTTTGTCATTGAAGGGATACCAATGTcaaactgtgaagaaaacatGCACACACCTCCATTGGTACTCCAGTATAAGAAAAACAGCCTATGGACAGACTGtaacagttaaaaattaaaactaatgtgatgggttgagataaagacagcaGCACTTTGTCATTGAAGGGATACCAATGTcaaactgtgaagaaaacatGCACACACCTCCATTGGTACTCCAGTATAAGAAAAACAGCCTATGGACAGACTGtaacagttaaaaattaaaactaatgtgatgggttgagataaagacagtttagtAGATGaataaaagaagacaaaaatttcGCAAAATGAGCAGTGCAAAAACCATCCAACACATTTCAGTTTAGTAGATGaataaaagaagacaaaaatgtcGCAAAATGAGCAGTGCAAAAACCATGCAACACATTTCAAAGCAGAGGGGATACCAAGCCAGTCTCTGAGCAACAGCCATCTGGAAGTAATACACAGCTCTACCATGATCCCCTCCCCATcttctcccactgctccagtttttattgctgagcacCACTGTTCAGTACGGAATATCCCTCTGTTCAGTGTAGGTCTGCTaccccagctgtgtccccacccAACCTcttgcccagccccagcccacacTCTGGAGTGGTGGATGGGCAGAGTGGGGGAACAAAGATAAAGTCCCAAAGCTAGGGGACAACAAGCTAACTCCTATTTTCTTTCTAGCATTCAGGAAAAAGTATTAGTGTCAGTAAGGACAGCAAGAGTCACAGCCAAACCCTCCACTCTCACAGGGCTACAGCTGCAGTTATTCAACGTCTTCAAGACTGTGCAAACAAAATACTAAACCAAACACTCAAAACCCAAGAAATTTATCATCATTGCATTTTATGCTTGTaaactttgaaaatgtttatgCTACGTTCGTTTACAATACTAACACTTCCCATATGTTGTTACCAGAGCACGTGTTAGGAGCTGATAAGAACAGGGACCTTGTATACGGATGCTGTCTCAGAAGGGGGGATGAAAAAAGTCATCTACATTGAGGAAAGCTGAGGTATGAAAGACACACAAAGAAGCCCCAAAATGGAAATACCTGAACTCCAAATAGAGGGGATCCACAGCCATTTGGTGGTGATGGTTTATACCTATAGCGAGGAATGGGCTTTGATCCTGAAAAAGGTAATTTGTCACATCACAAACAGATTCTTTTGCACAGGATTTTTGTAGTTTTAAAACTCACCACAGACAGCTGTTTAGCTCAAGACAGTATCAGTTAgatttttaacttaaaaacaTGTATTCAGGCACCTGCATATCAACAATTCTTTCCAAATTACAACTTATGGGTactaagcaattttttttagaaagggGGACAAGGCACCTGAGCAAGTGTTAATGTTTGCttaccaaattaaaaaaaaatactaaaatcaaTGTGTTGGTTAAGTATgcaatatatagaaatataataatatagGAGTATAATAGAGTACTTTAGTGTAAGTTCATTAATATTTCTATGCTTTCTATGCAATCAACAGTTGCTCgctgatttttttttgatcTCTTAACTGGAGTGAAACGAATTTAACTTAGTAGAGACTGCTAAAGTCACATCTCCCTGAACACACGCTAACGCAGCAAACCAAGGAATTCTGCATCCCAAATTAAGGAAGACCGTGTCTTCCTTGAAGagttaatttgaaaaatgaCCCTCCAGCTCATTTCAGTATTGGAAACAATCTGAGGTCACAATTAAAAAGTAAtagagaggaataaaaccacATTTGAAAGACGCATATTTTAATACAGAGTATAAGTGTCACAGTGTCCCGGCCACTCTTGTGgagccagccaggctgtcaccaCCAGACCCATTTCCTGCCTCAACAAACAATCCAGGCACAGTAAACTGGGGTGATGCGATTCCACCATGCCAGGCTATGTGAGCCTCCCATTTTGGAGTGCTCTTGAAGTGCCAGTGAAAAAGCCTGGAAAGAAATCCGGTTTCTGGAGCAATGCCTGCTCCAGAACGCCGGGGATGGGCACGGCAGGGGAGGTGATCACGGAATGGGTCAGGATCATGGAAGGCACCACCGTGAGTCATCTGGTCCAAACgccctgctcaagcagggtgATCCGAATAATAATAGTCtaatataataataacaatgatgatgattattataATAACAACCATCATCATCCGCCAGGCCATGCCAACTTGAGCTGCCTCAATTACTGTTCGGGTAAACCAGGCAGCCGAAAGGCAGGGAGGACAGAAGCACAGATGTCCTCTGCTGGTAGCAGCAGGA
The genomic region above belongs to Ficedula albicollis isolate OC2 chromosome 4, FicAlb1.5, whole genome shotgun sequence and contains:
- the PLA2G12A gene encoding group XIIA secretory phospholipase A2, which encodes MTLKTIRNGVHKIDMYLNAALDLLGGEDGLCQYKCSDGSKPIPRYRYKPSPPNGCGSPLFGVQFDIGIPSMTKCCNHHDRCYDTCGNKKNDCDEQFQTCLSKICRDVQKTLGISESVQACESTVQLLFDAVIHLGCKPYLDSQRAACMCRYEGKTDL